One Dioscorea cayenensis subsp. rotundata cultivar TDr96_F1 chromosome 19, TDr96_F1_v2_PseudoChromosome.rev07_lg8_w22 25.fasta, whole genome shotgun sequence genomic window, GATAAATTAAAGAACCAAACTATTGAATCAGTTATTGTAAAACTAATTTTAGTGAGACATCTCTATCTTGCTTGTCAATTGCACTCATCTCTTATTCAGAAAGTCAAAAGTAACTTAAAACAAGTGTCTTGTTGTGCATGTGCATGTACATAAGCATGAGGGTGAGAATCTTggaataaacaacaataattttaataattatataaataagaaaatatcatTATAAGATTGCAAATTACCTcatgaattgattgattgattgaaagaaagcaagaaagaaagaaataccaAATTGatttcaatatattttacaaaatgtgctttaaaaaaacatcatgCTTGAAACTAGAGGCCAAGGAGAGGAGCATGAAGACAAGAGCATAAAATGGAATAGAAAATCCATGCCATTCTCATCCAAGTAACTTCAAGACAAATGAGAAATTAAGTACAAAGAGAGACAAGTAAggaagagttaaaaaaaaaaaaatttaaattaaattaaatatagaacAAGAGAAAGCCTTCTTAATCTTCTCTAAAGACATCTCCATCAAACCCAATAGTTTATCCTCACATTCCCTCCTTATCTCTCCCCTTTGTCTTGTCCTTTCTCTTCcccaatttcttttttatacaTGTAATTTGAATTAGTAATgtttcaaatgaaataaaaaggaaaacacatataaataaataaaaataataataaaagaaaaggaggcAAAGGTCCTCTCCATCAATCCAACATGTTATTCCACATCCAAATGCAAACATCCAAGTTTTCCACCCCTTTTAAAAGTCCCTTTGCCTCATACACTCATCCACCAACCCAACTTCATATGCAACTACAAAAACCTTTCTTTCTTGGCCTTTGCACACCCTTCCATGATTCCCATTCTCTCCAATCCAATTCAAGATAAATAAACTCTTCATCTATTTGCCATCAAGATTCAAGACCCCCCTTCTCCATTCCCTATAAATACCTCCACtccttccttttcctttctctctATAACAACAACTCTTTACATATATAACACACACTTAACATGGGAAGGCATCCAACTACTAGCACTACTACTAATGCAACAACTCTTCATTCCTCCATTGCTCTTTTGCAAGAGAGATTTAGGCAGCTTCAAAGGATGAAGGAGTTGAGGGAGGAGAAGGAGCTCATGAAGATGTTTATAGAAGCCGGAAAGCCGAAACCAAATGTGCAACTTGTTgatcaaaatgagcaacaaccaAGCTTGTTCTTGCACCCTGATTTGCTTCATCCTTCAAAGTTTCAGCATGACTTGTCTCATGTGTCTACCAACTTTGATACTTCACTCTCCATTGGATTGTGGCCTTGTAATAAGCCTGCAACTACTACTATTACTTCTGCTACTGCTACTACTAACAATGTCAGGGAGACAACATCATATGTTGACACTTCTCTTCATTTGTaagcagtatatatatatatatatatatgttgctcAATTTGTAGTTTTATCTGAttacaattagaatatatatatatacatatattcatctccttttttttttgtttttctttcatttctgtGGAgagttttcaaataaaattaacagTAATCAGCAGAAACACTAGTCAGAAATTAATAATTAGATGACTTTTTTAGAGGAAAGAAATGAAGGACAAGAATGCAGGCATATATGGAACCTGATTCAGATTCAATTAGTGAGAATGTTTTGTGCCAATTGTGGTTATCTGACAAAAGGATCAATCTGGGCACAAAgtgttgagaaaaaaaaaagtattagttAACTGACAAAATTCACATGAAAgtctggacaaagggacccaaGAACACATGGTGAGCAGAGTTGAATGAAAAGATAACTgaagaaacaaatgaaatgCTAAGTACTGATTAGTATTCTAGAGGAACTGCAAACATATTTTAATTGCAGTAAAAGTTGTGTGAATTGTGAAATAATTGAAGCCATTAGAGAGATTCTTTTAGCCTTGAGTGGCACTTAATTACTTTCATATAATTTGATGATTATTCTTGATCAttcattaatgaaatatataaatatatatatatgtatatattaaccTCTTTGTATTATGGCTTCTTGGGCCTGGTTTTTCTTGAGATTGGGCTTAGACTTTTTAGTACCTgccttatttatttaaaaaaaaatatattaaaactaaaacttggttttatttataattttttagtgtGCTAATGGCATTAATGTCAAAAGTgaattttggggaaaaaagaGATTAAAATTGAATACAACAACCCTatggatctttttttttttttaattaaaaagagcGCTGAAAATGTGTTagacaaaattaattttacaaacatagagaaaaaaattacattatgtGCAAAAATAGTTGTACAAATAGATTGCAGACAAGGTACACAAGTGGAGAGGATAAACCTCATTgagcaaaatatatatatatatatatatattaaataaataaaattacaacaaGTGCGAAAATAgcaatgtatatataaataaaattacaacatGTGTGAAAAtagtaatttatatatgttgcAATGGAGGTATGATAAGTAGAGACTAATGGaatttaatatatgaaaaagtaATTGATGAAAAAGTGATTcttgaaaagtattttttttttttacgacaaagaagtaatatatatatatatattttttgacatGTTGAAAAATCTGGTAATATTTCAATGTTTAGTGTGAAAAGACATTTGTTAAGGATTTTTTTGGCATAATAACAAAAATGCTCTTACATTATTCTACAATCATAGAcctctcaaatattttttaatattgatataATAGTCAATATTAATCTTTCATATACATTAACAATCTCATTAGTGTAATAAACATTAACCAACATTTAGCtaaaaatcatcaaattcaAACTTGCAATATTTATACACTACATACACATTAAAAATTCATCGAAAacaacttgtattttattataatatgtaATACCCACTatagtttattaaaaattgatattttcgATAAAAACAAGTAGAAAAATCCTAGGCGAGAGAGTAATTATGATGAAATAATGTGAGTGAGGGCATTTAGGACAAACAAGTGGATTTACTTTCCATTCCCATGGAACCACGTTCTTTCAATTTTAAAGAATGAGATTTCCACGTACAACAATATTATTTTCtaggaaaaatatttaaataattgttttatattatttttcagggaaaatatctaattttttcatttattaaatacttcataaaaaattaaaaattaggcaAGCCAAACCACCAGAGAGATCATTGAACATTACTAAAATAAAGTGTGAAATTGAGTTTTCAGAAAATGATTCCCAAAAGGTCAACTATCCATCACCggtcaagatatatatatatatatatatattttgaaagagaagttcacttataattttcatttgatttaaaaataaattgatttagGTTAATGTGAATGGAAGTTGCTGTCTATATCTTGGCTATGCGTGCAAAACTTCcaaggagaaagaaaaaaaattaatcataatattttggATGTCTTTATTGATCCTAAATTTTGTGCATGAAACACAAACCTTgaaatgatataaatattttatttatcaaaattagttCACACAAGTCAATTAAGTGATGCATTGTAAGGAACCACAACATTGGTTGAGGTTTGAAAAACAAATGTACACACCATCAAAGAACTTTGTCACAAggtgtaaaaatattatattaatttgaagatatatatatatatatataataatgaagtTGGATTAAAGTTGAAAATATGATGCGGCTGCCATCCTTGCATCTCCATTGTTGTTTACTTTTCTCTCCTTCAtgtgaaatttttaatataatatcaaGAATGAGCTCATTCCACATTTTTTATTATCTGGATATCTGTCAATTTGTCAACAACCCCATACTTTCAACAATcttaaacaaaagtaaagttagggttagggttaggctTAGGGTTAGTGCATGCATGCACTAACCATTGTTTATTAGTCCACTATGGCTTGTatattgcaaaattaaaatttatgattacATTAACTTTTGATATGGGGTGATACGAtaacaataaatacaaaaaacaattcagtatttactattttgtgcTTCTTTCGGATCACCGATAATTTATTGTAGTTGTAATTCATTTATTGATAGTtacaatatcttttttttatcggctcttatttttactattaatgGTACATGAAAACATAGCATCATAATCAATTCAGTGTATATTTATAACTGTACTTTTTTAATTTCTCGCAATGgtgtagtttatttatttttataaaaaaaataacatagacaTATTTcacaataatcataaataaaatatcatatataaatgatatataattttacaCCAGATGGATGTGTACTTATGTTGTCAAACCCTGCAATTCTCATCACTACCGTCCATTAATTGATCTTGCAGCCACAATTAATTTGATGCAAAATCCAAAAAGGGACCATGATCATCAAACGCCCAATTCAATGAAACCAATTTCATGCGTACGTTTTTATGCTCACAATCAATTCCACATCCACAATATCCTGGCCGTCCAAAGTACAAGGTTTGGGATCAGCTCTCTGTTCACAAACAGGGTACAGCTTTCTTTAGCCAATTGGCAATCGCTACCACTGACCTGACCACGTGTACCACGTGAGTTATTACCTTAATTGCATTTATGTCTTGGTACTTGGAAGGCCCCCAAACCCATTTACCCCAAATAGATCCAATTATTTGGACATAGATCCAATTATTTGGGCAAGGCGGGGGGGCCAAGAGGCCATTATGATCACATCTCAATAATTTGAGGATCCATTTTGGAGGCTGGTAAAAtggtaaaattattattattattattattattattattattatttattttttaactaatagaCGACAAGTGGCTCCATTTAAAAGATTGTtaaaagaacatatatatatatatataatgatgtaTCAGTTACGGTGGCCTATAAACCTcataaaaaatctcattttttctaattatggAGCGGTGAAACTATTgtttcttcccaaaaaaaacttACACTTATATCCGTAAACAGTATATGAATATTATTGAGCCAAATATACAGTGCATaaactaaacataaataatattattataggaaagattcaaacttttattttatttttttttacttttgtataatatcattgggctatccaataattaaaaatagtaacTTATTATTTACCTAGCTTTCTTaacaacattattattattattattattattattattattattatttgacatgGGTTTCATTTATAAACTGAGAACCTGAAGCTCTTGTTTCCAAGCAGTCCCCCACTACACTTCATCAACACAGATGTGAtgtacttttgttttttctccaGACATGGGTTTTCAAAccttttaaaagtaaatataatcacaagtatatataaatgaattggTCAATTGCTTTGTTTGAAAGTAAAATAAGTATGATTATGTTGAATTAGCAAGAAGATAAAAGAGTCACCTTGTTGAATAATTGGACTTGTTCATGAACCAATGGTTGGCCCTTAACCATTTGATTTGATACATCTACTTACCTGCTTTTTAGTTGTCCCCTGTTGGAAGtgataaaaaggaaaacaatggagagaaggaaaaattatTGAGTTTGGCCCCTTATCTTTTTCTCTGCCTCTCTGGGTGTGGGTGTGTTTGCATGTGTGTATTTGAGAAGTTATCTTGGTGGATTCATGAATGAAAGAAACTTTGGTAATTATTTCACATGCTTTTTTTTCCCCTGCTTTTGTCCTGTGTGTGTATTGTGTGTCCTCACTATCACTCTTTATCAATCTTCAAATGAAGGAGAGGAGGAGGACAAGAATTGCCGTACAAATATACATGCAATTCTTTCAATTGTAACTTtcttaaaatttgtatttttgtgtttgctGCATCACTTACAAAGATTTCACAATATGTGGAATGTCAAGAGTAGAGTTTAGTAATGAACAttatgtttatttgattattgaagtttttcatttttgggTGTAAGTTTTTGCAGACATGGTGCAAAATTTCTGCTTTCTTATGAGCAAGGGACCCTTGAGCAGCCCCCACAGAGATGATGAGATAATGATGTAGCCAACACCCCAATAACAAAGAGTCTTCAAAAGGAGCACCATCCAATAACAAATGCTCCATACCAACCTGCACAAgtagaaagagagagaagagaaaagaacaaaacaagagAGGGTGCTAGAGAGAGAAGTTGATTGGAGTGTGAAactctctttctttctatctatttatctatttatctagctgtttattgttattattattatatatatatatataaattgtttttcatttaaagtaggaaaataaaggagacatctatatatgttttccttttatcTTGCTTTTGATACTGTGGTCAATGATTCCAGCCCTGATTGAGAAAAAAACCAACTTGTTACTGGGTTTTTCTACATTGAGGTTCCGAAAAGGTGTGATCTTGATGAGGTTTTTGGGGTGTTCAGGCACATAGAGATGCAATTCTGGAGAAACTCTTGAGATGAAAATCCCGGCTTTTTTCCACGGTCTGAGACTCTATTGAAATTCCTGAGATCTCTGGACTGGGTTCTCTCCAAAAAAGGTGTGGTCTTGATGGGATTTCAAACTGGGGACAGGTAAAGGAAGGGGAAAGAGAAGGTATGGTGATGATAAATCTCAGGCAAGTTGAAGTTGAAGTTGAAGTTGAAGTTGGCTTCTTGAGTTCTTATCCTCTTCATGAGTTTTTCGGCCGTTTCAGAACTCTTTGGGAGGATTCGAAGGTGGGCTCTTGTTAGGATGGGTTGGAAGAGGAGTGCGGTCAAGAAATGTGAGGCTTGCGGCAAGTGGAGGGCTAGATTCATGCTTCTCTGGGTGTTGAGTGGTGTTATTGGATCCATTTGGTTTTCCTGTGGTTTGGTAGAGTATGGCGTTTGGAAGAGAAGGGAGGGTGTGATTAGAAAAAGCTCATGGGATGAGAAAGCTCAGGTCTTGGGAGAGCAGTTCAATCTCAGCATGGCCCAACTTCAGGCCCTGGCCTTTCTTTTATCATCCGCGGATCAGGTACTTCCTTCTTCCCTCTGCTCTCCTGTGGACCTGTAGACATCCAAAGGTGGATTCTGTTGTCAATTCAGTGAAAGTTCCTGTTTTTTATTCCATTTGGATAACAATTCTTTGATCCATGGTTATGATTGACTTGAAAATGATTTATGGGAAAACCAAGTAGAGTGTTTTCCTCCCCGAGTTGATTTGAGGAATATAGTTATGATTGATTCGTCTTGTTTGGATCTTTGATGCCTGCTTTGTTCTTCTGATGTGTTTTGaatcttttgatttggaatgattcaAAAAGTGTAGATTCATGATGCTTTGTTGTTTGAATGGCTGTTTTGTGTTGTTGCTTTGCCTGTGCTTGCCAGAAGATATCATTGTCTTAAGTAGCTGATCATCAGAGTTGCTTTTTGTGTCTCCCTTCTTAGTCTGAGGCTCTGAGCTGTAGTTATCTGAATATTTGACAAACCATTGGAATCTTTCATCAAGGAAGTTTACTAATTTAATctttggattagttttttttttcaaccaagCTCTCTGTAGAAAAAGACCAATCAAACATAAAGAGATGCACTTTCAGAAGTCTGAAGTAACGATCTACTCCTTTATATTAAAACTTATATAcatcaaaactattttgtttaagTGCTTATTGGCAAATGCGCATTTAAAAGTATCACTTGTAGGAAAATTAACAGAACTAAACTGGAATTATGCTTGTTTAGCGGCCTGGTGAGTTTATGGTTTCATGTGGTACCATATATCAATCATGTTTGCTGCATCATACTGTCAGATCCATCCAGTTTCTTTCTGTCGTTTGTCTCATGGTTTAGCATAGGGAATACACTGTTGAATTTAAGGATCAGCTTCAATATTTATGAGAATGAGTTGTGTACTTGCTAACAAATATCAATAGGTTTAATTTGTTGCtctgtattttttatttggcaTAAGTGCTGTGATTTTGAAGATGGCCCAAAACTTAATATTGTCTAAAAATAGatgttaattatttgtttaaagatGTGAGAACGTCATCACAGCTCTTGGAAATTATTTTGACTCCTACTTCCCGTTCTTTTTTTGTGCCACAGAGAACACTATCTGAATGTATAGTGAATACATTATCTGAAAGGCGACTCGGTAATGGCCTCTCTCATGCTCTGAATGTTCTGTTCTCCAAAGGGGAGAATTCCCAACATCAGCAAGCATTGGTGAGAGAAAAGATAGACCTTCATGAGAAATGTCCTATTCCTGATGTTGACGTGCTAGAGCAGACCAAGCACTCATCGGTAGAACAATGGGAAATGCCATTTGCTTTCTACAAAGATTTTGTGCCAAAACCCAAGAATTTCCTCAATCAAGAGGTAAaattacaagtttttttttcaggaAATGTGGAAAAGGCCACTTTGGCAAGTTTTTTCAAGTAGGTAGAATTGAAATGAGCATGTTCCACgtctatatattatgaaaatttggGAACGGCTTAAAAGCACCTCACGAATCACCATCAATTGCACTTGTTTTCTCTTTAAGGATGTTATGCTTTCATGTGATGATCCTTTATCCCAGAATTCTATCCTGACTAATCTATTTGTAGACTTGCATGGATAGATTCCCACACCATGCCGTCCATGCCAATCTGAAAATTATCTATAGTATGCCCTTTCACTCTGAAATGATGCTGTTATTCTGAACCTCAAAGATTTCCAAGAACCTTGTCTGGAAATTAggctaatattattaaataatcttGGAGCTATGAATTTTCACTTCAACCATTTAATTTTCACTTGGAGGATTCCAAATGTCTGTGTTGATGCTAAAAGAAAGTTAAATTAGAGGATAAATGGTGTCACAAGTCATTCATCCCCTTCTAAATAATCCGTATATGATTTCAACTTTGATCTTGGTTCTTTGCACCAAGGTTTGTTATCGGGTGCATTTTAATATGACCACTGGATTATAAAGCTTTGTGTTGAGTGCTATGTATGGCATTGGCTATTGACTGATCACCAGACTCCAATTCTTGCATTCATATTTCTGGAGTGCTGATGAGATTTTGTGAGTTGAGCATATTGATTCCAAGTTGATCACCATGTCatccattgtttaattttttagggCAATGAAAACAAACAGACAAGGGACATGGCATCTAGCAAGACTCTGCATTATGAGTGGTTTACAAATCTTTTGTCAAAGAtattttggtggattttggTAGGAATGGTTGTTGGCTGTAAAGGTTTCGCTCTTTCTGGAGAATTATGGAAGAAACAAGATCAGCAAGTTAAACAACCGTCACAATTGCAAAAGCAGCAATACCAGCCTCAAAATTCTAAGGGTGGTGGAAGGTGGAGGAAGAAGCTGCTCTTTCTAGGAGTTGTTCTTGGAATTTTGGTCTCCATATGGATATTTTTGAGCATGAATGCAAATATCATCTCAAGGAGGAAGGAGACTCTAGAGAACATGTGTGATGAGAGAGCACGGATGTTGCAAGAACAGTTCAATGTGAGCATGAACCACGTGAATGCATTGGCCATTTTAGTCTCGACGTTTCACCATGGCAAGAACCCTTCCGCCATTGACCAGGTATTCGCATATTCTAATGCACTTTCTCTTATTGCTAATGTTTTTTGGCAATTAGCCCTATTTGTATATTGTTGTGTCATTTGTTACTGTTCCATTCTGAAGCTTCGGAGCCACTTACCTTTATGGAAAGATATTCTTCTCTAAAACCTTTTATTGAATTGACTTTTATAGTTAGATGAATAAGGCTGCTAAGCTGTAAAGCAGACGAAGTTATCATTATAGTTGAAGTACTATGAACATACTCTTAGTTAAATTCCTGGCAATtctgacctttttttttatttatcggGAAGAAAACATTTGCAGAGTTTACAGCAAGAACAGCGTTTGAAAGGCCATTAATGAGTGGTGTTGCCTATGCTTTGAGAGTACCACACTCACAAAGGGAGCAATTTGAAAAACAACATGGATGGAGGATAAAGAAGATGGAGACAGAGGATCAGTCTCCTGTTCAGGATGAATACATACCTGAAAAGCTTGACCCTTCACCTGTTCAAGATGAATATGCACCAGTTATATTCTCACAGGAAACTGTGTCTCACATCGTGTCTGTTGATATGATGTCCGGGAAGgtgatttcattttatcatgtttaaaagACCCTTCGCCTGAGTTGGTCTCTGACttgttcaagtttttttttcaacaaattagTTATAGTCCATTACTTCCATAAAATGCACAAGTCATTATATGTCAAAGTACCATATCTTGTTTTCCTTGAGAAATATAACATTTGTCACCTTTGAATTTGAACTCAAGCATCAGAAACATAATATTGCAACTTGTAGGAGAAGATAGACAGTAAACTTCATTCACAAGCCCTTGTTTGTCAACATTGATGCATGCAACCTAGTATTTTTTGGCTTGTGTTTGATTATAGCACAATCAATTACAATCTGCTGAAGTCTGTTTTTGTTCCTTGCTGCTCTTCCCAGGAAGATCGTGAGAATATATTGCGTGCAAGAGCGACAGGGAAGGGGGTTCTGACTTCCCCCTTTCCCCTTTTGAAATCCAATCATATTGGTGTGGTTCTTACTTTTGCGGTTTATAATGCTGATCTTCCTGCTGATGCTACACAAGAAATGCGGATTAATGCAACTGAAGGGTGAGTTACCTGTGGCAATCTGTTTCTCATTGCTTTACAGCCCGTATGCCTGTTAGAGGACTCTTTAGTTATTCTATTGCTTGGAGTCTGACTACTGAAATTTGTCATCTTGAACAGGTATCTTGGTGCATCCTTTGATGTGCCATCTTTGGTGGAGAAGCTTCTTCAACAGCTTGCCAGCAAACAAAAGATCATCGTTAATGTCTATGACACAACCAACTCATCAGGACCTATTAGGATGTATGGTCCTACTTCTTCTAGTACTAGTGAGATGCATGTCAGCAATTTGGACTTCGGAGATCCCTTCCGGAGGCACGAAATGCATTGCAGGTAACTGTTCTCATTTAGGTTCAGATCACTGTTCAAGGAAATCCTCTATCTTAATTAGAGGTATCTTTGTCAATTTTAGATTCAAGCAAGAGCCGCCACCACCTTGGTCAGCAATAACGACATCTCTTGGGGTTGCAGTGATTGTCTTGCTTGTTGGTCATATATTTCATGCAGCCATAAACCGAATTGAAAAAGTTGAAGATGATTATCGTGCAATGAGAGATCTAAAAGGTCGAGCTGAGGCTGCTGATGTTGCAAAGTCCCGGGTGAGTTTTTTTCTGCTGTGGATCACTCTTCATCATGAGGGCAATTCCTTGGGTACTGAATCTGTTGCTCGGCCATCCCAATGTTGTTTGGGTTTGGAGTCATTGGACATATGAACCCTTCTGACATAATATTATTGTGTGCTAGTGGATAACTGCCTGCCTTAGTCCTCACAATTTATTTTATGGATTATGGtggaaaatttattttgattttcattaaCTTATGGGCATGTTGATCTTTATTGTAGTTTCTGGCCACAGTTTCACATGAAATCCGAACTCCGATGAATGGTGTCTTAGGTATGTAACTTGTAAGAGTGCTTCAGATGATTGAGCACCTATTTTTTCTGTTATTTTCTCTTATTCTGAATTGGCTGATGTACTTGAAAGGTAGTAAATTGTTTCCTTGCTCCATTCAGGAATGTTACAGATGCTGATGGATACCGATCTGGATGCGACTCAACTAGATTATGCAATGACTGCACAATCTAGTGGGAAAGTTCTTATATCTCTTATTAATGAGGTTCTCGACCAGGCTAAGATAGAATCAGGGAGACTTGAGCTAGAGGCTGTCCCTTTTGATGTTCGTGGTGTTCTCGACAACGTGCTACCAATTTTCTCTGATAAGTCACAGCCCAAAGGCATTGAGGTAAAGAATAATTATCGTGTACAGTTTCTTTTCGAGTTCAGTCATTTCTAATTCATCCACATGATATCTCATTCAATTTTCATTCCTTTCATTTGGGCGATGGTAGATGGCCGTGTATATTTCAGATCGGGTTCCAGAGGTTCTTATTGGCGATCCTGGGCGTTTCAGACAGATCATTACAAATTTGGTTGGAAATTCAGTAAAGGTACATTGCTCGATTTGGTTCATATAACAGTATAAAATAGCAGATTTTAACCGAAATGTACAAAATTCACACCATATGATGCCCCACATGATGCTTTTGGTGGCACCATCGATAGTAGAATATCATATAATTGGAGTGGGGAAAGGTCCTGATTGTAAACCTTCATCTTTCAGTATATAACAACTTATAAATAATCTGGATGATCACTACTGCAGTTTACAGAAGAAGGGCATATCTTTGTATCAGTGCATTTGGTGGAGGAAGTGAAGAATTCATCTGATGTTAGCAACAAAGCTCTAAACCAAATACCTGAGCTACTGAGGAGTGACACAGACGTATCACGCATGAGTCTTAGCGGGTTTCAAGTAGTTGACAGATGGAAGAGCTGGGAAAACTTTAAAGCATTCAAATTTCCAAGTGAAGCTACCGATGCGGTCAACTTGCTTGTGACAGTTGAGGACACTGGTGTAGGAATTCCGGAAGATGCTCAGGGCCGTATATTCATGCCATTCATGCAAGCTGACAGTTCAACCTCCAGGACATATGGTGGTACCGGTATAGGTTTAAGCATAAGCAAATGTTTGGTAGACCTGATGGGTGGAGAGATTGGGTTTGTGAGTCGCCCTGGCATTGGAAGCACTTTTGCATTCACTGCTGCTTTCCAAGAAGGATCGAGGAGTTCAGTGGATATGAAGAGGCACCAACCTGATTCAATCACATCAGAATTCCGAGGAATGAGAGGACTGGTTGTTGACAGAAGATGCATACGGGCCGAAGTTGCGAAATATCATTTGCAAAGACTAGGGATGCATGTTGACATCGCAAATAATGAAAAAGCAGCAATTTCGTCCATAATAGATAGTTGTAGGTCAAGGTAATTTACACATTCTCAATTGATCTCTAATTTTTGCATTGTTTTTCAACagttatttatgatattttctcCTAACATGTCACTGATGTTTTCTTCTACTGCTTGTTCAGTGGATCAGGGCGTTTGGACATGGTTTTGGTGGACAAAGAAGCTTGGGGTGAGGCGTCTGGTATGGCATTTCCTGACTCCTTGATAGAGCTCAGACAAAATGGTAGATTAAAACATCCTGAGCATCTCCCGAAGATGGTTTTGTTGGCAACTTCCATGAGTTCAACTGAGGCTAATGAGCTAAAGGCAGCCGGATATGTAGATAGTATAATAAAACCACTTCGCCTTAATATGATGTCTGCTTGCCTCCGAAAAGCTCTAGGTGTAGGTAACAAACAGCAAAAAGACAAAGAACAACTAACAATCCTTCAAAGTTTGTTGAATGGGAAGAAGATATTGGTTGTGGATGATAATGTAGTCAACCGCAAGGTTGCCGAGGGTGCTTTGAAGAAATACGGAGCTATTGTAACATGTGCTGACAGTGGCAAAGCTGCTTTGGAATATCTGAAGCCTCCGCATGAGTTTGATGCTTGCTTTATGGATGTGCAAATGCCGGAGATGGATGGGTAATCATCTGTTATTTTCTTCATATATGATCTG contains:
- the LOC120249812 gene encoding uncharacterized protein LOC120249812, which produces MGRHPTTSTTTNATTLHSSIALLQERFRQLQRMKELREEKELMKMFIEAGKPKPNVQLVDQNEQQPSLFLHPDLLHPSKFQHDLSHVSTNFDTSLSIGLWPCNKPATTTITSATATTNNVRETTSYVDTSLHL
- the LOC120283620 gene encoding probable histidine kinase 5, which encodes MSFSAVSELFGRIRRWALVRMGWKRSAVKKCEACGKWRARFMLLWVLSGVIGSIWFSCGLVEYGVWKRREGVIRKSSWDEKAQVLGEQFNLSMAQLQALAFLLSSADQRTLSECIVNTLSERRLGNGLSHALNVLFSKGENSQHQQALVREKIDLHEKCPIPDVDVLEQTKHSSVEQWEMPFAFYKDFVPKPKNFLNQEGNENKQTRDMASSKTLHYEWFTNLLSKIFWWILVGMVVGCKGFALSGELWKKQDQQVKQPSQLQKQQYQPQNSKGGGRWRKKLLFLGVVLGILVSIWIFLSMNANIISRRKETLENMCDERARMLQEQFNVSMNHVNALAILVSTFHHGKNPSAIDQKTFAEFTARTAFERPLMSGVAYALRVPHSQREQFEKQHGWRIKKMETEDQSPVQDEYIPEKLDPSPVQDEYAPVIFSQETVSHIVSVDMMSGKEDRENILRARATGKGVLTSPFPLLKSNHIGVVLTFAVYNADLPADATQEMRINATEGYLGASFDVPSLVEKLLQQLASKQKIIVNVYDTTNSSGPIRMYGPTSSSTSEMHVSNLDFGDPFRRHEMHCRFKQEPPPPWSAITTSLGVAVIVLLVGHIFHAAINRIEKVEDDYRAMRDLKGRAEAADVAKSRFLATVSHEIRTPMNGVLGMLQMLMDTDLDATQLDYAMTAQSSGKVLISLINEVLDQAKIESGRLELEAVPFDVRGVLDNVLPIFSDKSQPKGIEMAVYISDRVPEVLIGDPGRFRQIITNLVGNSVKFTEEGHIFVSVHLVEEVKNSSDVSNKALNQIPELLRSDTDVSRMSLSGFQVVDRWKSWENFKAFKFPSEATDAVNLLVTVEDTGVGIPEDAQGRIFMPFMQADSSTSRTYGGTGIGLSISKCLVDLMGGEIGFVSRPGIGSTFAFTAAFQEGSRSSVDMKRHQPDSITSEFRGMRGLVVDRRCIRAEVAKYHLQRLGMHVDIANNEKAAISSIIDSCRSSGSGRLDMVLVDKEAWGEASGMAFPDSLIELRQNGRLKHPEHLPKMVLLATSMSSTEANELKAAGYVDSIIKPLRLNMMSACLRKALGVGNKQQKDKEQLTILQSLLNGKKILVVDDNVVNRKVAEGALKKYGAIVTCADSGKAALEYLKPPHEFDACFMDVQMPEMDGFEATRKIRNMENDVNDLIKSGRASAEKFGNVAHWHIPILAMTADVFQATHDECVRCGMDDFVSKPFEEEQLYSAVAYFFEPDSEQADPNL